A single genomic interval of Sphingobium sp. EM0848 harbors:
- a CDS encoding aldo/keto reductase, translated as MVPLRKLGSQGLQVSAIGLGCMGMSDSYGHADEAESIATLHHALDHGVTLFDTAEIYGPHSNEELLGRALKGRRDEAIIATKFGYQIVDGKYAGMNSRPDHIRKVVDESLRRLQTDHIDLLYQHRIDPAVAIEDVAGTVGDLVREGKVRFFGLSEAGIANIRRAHETFPVSALQSEYSLWERNLEPEIMPLLRELNIGLVPFSPLGRGFLTGEAKRAEEYPEGDYRRSDPRFQGENFDANLRAAQIVQQIAVERGARIAQVAIAWLLHKGDDIVPIPGTKRKTYLQDNIDAALLHLDPDDIARLDEALDPTHVSGPRYGEAYMDMVDR; from the coding sequence ATGGTTCCTTTGCGTAAGCTTGGAAGCCAGGGGTTGCAGGTTTCCGCCATCGGGCTGGGGTGCATGGGAATGAGCGATTCCTATGGACATGCCGACGAAGCGGAGTCGATCGCGACCCTGCATCATGCGCTCGACCATGGGGTGACCCTGTTCGACACGGCGGAGATCTACGGTCCCCATAGCAACGAGGAATTGCTCGGCCGCGCCCTCAAGGGGCGGCGGGATGAGGCGATCATCGCAACCAAATTCGGCTATCAGATTGTCGATGGGAAATATGCCGGCATGAATAGCAGGCCGGACCATATCCGTAAGGTCGTCGACGAAAGCCTGCGCCGGTTGCAGACCGATCACATCGATCTGCTGTATCAGCACCGGATCGATCCTGCCGTTGCGATCGAGGATGTGGCTGGAACCGTCGGCGATCTGGTTCGTGAGGGAAAGGTTCGGTTTTTCGGCCTGTCTGAAGCTGGAATCGCCAATATCCGCCGGGCCCATGAGACATTCCCGGTATCGGCGCTGCAAAGCGAATATTCGCTTTGGGAGCGGAATCTTGAGCCTGAAATCATGCCCCTGTTGCGCGAACTCAATATAGGTCTGGTGCCGTTCAGCCCACTGGGCCGGGGGTTCCTGACAGGCGAAGCGAAGCGGGCCGAGGAATATCCGGAAGGCGATTATCGGCGCAGCGATCCCCGGTTCCAGGGAGAAAATTTCGACGCCAACCTTCGCGCGGCGCAGATCGTCCAGCAGATTGCTGTCGAACGCGGCGCGAGGATCGCGCAGGTCGCCATCGCATGGTTGCTGCACAAGGGCGATGACATCGTGCCCATTCCCGGCACGAAGCGGAAAACCTATCTTCAGGACAATATCGACGCTGCCCTGCTTCACCTCGACCCGGATGACATCGCCAGGCTGGATGAGGCGCTCGATCCGACACATGTCTCGGGGCCGCGTTATGGCGAAGCCTATATGGACATGGTGGACCGCTGA
- a CDS encoding SDR family oxidoreductase, whose translation MPKTILITGCSTGMGNASARLFAKNGWNVVATARTPASIETLAGANVATCRLDVTDPDSIAAAIDAGIARFGDIDAVLNNAGFGLYGVFESLSDADIRKMFETNLFGVMNVVRAILPHFRAKNSGSIINISSGGGMFALPAMSIYCSSKFALEGYSEGIYHELGALGISVKLIEPGGVLTTPFDSSAVARMEAALAPEAYGPFLEGTTRNIAVMRDNAKATADDVAQAIYAAATDGTDRLRYVVTDDIKELVRLRHEVSEEAYMAFVKDHIVPKI comes from the coding sequence GTGCCTAAAACGATCCTGATTACCGGCTGCTCAACCGGAATGGGCAATGCGAGCGCCCGGCTATTTGCCAAAAATGGCTGGAATGTCGTCGCGACGGCAAGAACGCCGGCGTCGATCGAGACTCTTGCCGGAGCGAATGTCGCGACGTGCCGGCTCGATGTGACCGATCCGGACAGCATCGCTGCGGCTATCGATGCCGGTATTGCACGGTTCGGCGATATCGATGCGGTGCTCAACAATGCAGGCTTCGGCCTTTATGGGGTGTTCGAAAGCCTCAGCGATGCCGATATCCGGAAGATGTTCGAAACCAATCTGTTCGGCGTGATGAATGTCGTCAGGGCCATATTACCGCATTTTCGTGCCAAAAATTCGGGATCGATCATCAATATTTCCTCGGGCGGCGGGATGTTCGCCCTGCCGGCCATGTCGATCTATTGCTCCAGCAAGTTCGCGCTCGAAGGCTATTCCGAGGGCATCTATCATGAACTGGGTGCATTGGGCATTTCCGTGAAACTGATCGAGCCGGGTGGCGTGCTGACGACACCGTTTGACAGTAGCGCCGTGGCCCGAATGGAAGCGGCGCTGGCTCCCGAGGCATATGGTCCGTTCCTGGAAGGAACGACCAGGAACATAGCCGTGATGCGGGACAATGCGAAAGCGACCGCCGATGATGTCGCTCAGGCAATATATGCGGCGGCAACGGACGGAACGGATCGCCTGCGCTATGTCGTGACCGACGATATCAAGGAACTGGTCCGATTGCGTCACGAAGTGTCTGAAGAAGCCTATATGGCTTTCGTGAAGGACCATATCGTGCCCAAAATATAA
- a CDS encoding thioesterase family protein, translating to MNQLDLPPLFESLCGENGRFTMMAPDGWRQGRTLFGGASAALAVEAACRTLDGAPPLKSAQFAFIGPTMGELDITVREVRRGKNSIIAIVEIAADGAPALGGFLFFAAERESAFAHDRLSPPDVPLPQACSDLKQLVRMSRYSANLDMRLAGGAAPFSDAAVPEILAWVRRIQDEPASSAARLILLADSLPPAATVPMRDPCPGSSMNWSVEFMSQQPATDWHLFRSTSDYSRGGYSIQTMTLWDGAGNPMVAGRQHVTLYA from the coding sequence ATGAATCAGCTCGATCTACCGCCCCTGTTCGAGTCCCTTTGCGGCGAGAACGGCCGTTTCACGATGATGGCGCCCGATGGCTGGCGTCAGGGGCGCACACTCTTTGGGGGCGCCAGCGCAGCCCTCGCCGTGGAGGCCGCCTGCCGCACGCTTGACGGTGCGCCGCCGCTCAAATCGGCACAATTCGCCTTCATCGGCCCGACGATGGGAGAGCTTGATATCACGGTACGGGAAGTCCGTCGCGGCAAGAACTCGATAATCGCAATCGTGGAAATCGCCGCCGACGGCGCACCGGCCCTGGGCGGGTTCCTGTTCTTCGCCGCAGAACGAGAGAGCGCCTTCGCGCACGACCGGCTGTCTCCTCCCGATGTACCGTTGCCTCAAGCCTGTAGCGATCTCAAGCAGTTGGTGAGGATGTCGCGATATTCGGCCAATCTCGACATGCGGTTGGCTGGGGGTGCTGCACCGTTCAGCGATGCCGCAGTGCCGGAAATCCTGGCATGGGTTCGCCGCATTCAGGACGAACCGGCCTCCAGCGCCGCGCGCCTGATCCTGTTGGCCGACAGCCTGCCACCGGCAGCAACAGTGCCGATGCGCGACCCCTGCCCCGGCAGCAGCATGAATTGGTCCGTCGAGTTTATGAGCCAGCAACCGGCAACCGACTGGCACCTCTTTCGATCGACCAGCGACTATAGTCGCGGCGGCTATTCCATCCAGACCATGACCCTGTGGGACGGGGCCGGGAACCCGATGGTCGCGGGACGCCAGCATGTGACCCTCTACGCCTGA
- a CDS encoding CaiB/BaiF CoA-transferase family protein, translating into MYGRYTGRGAARITCGDRNGRRKWRWIDHVAPPKWEPVGKMSFGALKDIRIIDLTQMLAGPYATMMLADHGAEVIKIESPDGDMTRPVGPFREGAGEKALGGYFQSVNRNKRGICLDLKSPEGKAAFLRLVADADAVVENYRVGVMERLGLGYEVLREVNPKIVYAALRGFGDDRTGASPYGQWPAYDVVAQAMGGIMAITGPDPVSPTKIGPGVGDIIPGTMFAFGILAAIHNARQTGEGQFVDIAMVDAVLAVCERTVYQHSVLDIVPRPEGNHHPFLVPFGIYPAADGHVTLASHQQPFFETMCHKLEAQSLLDNPDYATPELRVEHRWALVDDLSVFTKRFTKAELTERLGGLLPYGPVMDIADIANDPHYGVREMIVPVEQPNGDPPVRVAGVPIKMTRTPGGVRRRAPLLGENTVEELRRVGLTEEEIGELIEKRAAIAADK; encoded by the coding sequence ATGTATGGTCGCTATACCGGCAGGGGCGCAGCACGCATCACCTGCGGGGATCGGAATGGACGTCGGAAATGGCGGTGGATCGACCATGTCGCACCGCCCAAATGGGAGCCAGTGGGAAAGATGAGCTTCGGTGCGCTCAAGGACATCAGGATTATCGACCTGACTCAGATGCTCGCCGGTCCCTATGCCACGATGATGCTGGCTGACCATGGGGCGGAGGTCATCAAGATCGAGTCGCCTGACGGCGACATGACCCGGCCGGTGGGGCCTTTCCGCGAGGGGGCAGGCGAAAAGGCGCTGGGCGGCTATTTTCAGAGCGTCAATCGCAACAAGCGAGGGATCTGCCTCGATCTTAAAAGCCCCGAAGGCAAGGCTGCGTTTCTGCGTCTTGTCGCGGACGCGGATGCGGTGGTCGAAAATTACCGCGTCGGGGTAATGGAGCGTCTGGGCCTTGGTTATGAGGTTCTCCGCGAGGTCAATCCAAAAATCGTCTATGCGGCGCTACGCGGCTTTGGTGACGACAGGACAGGGGCGTCACCCTATGGGCAATGGCCGGCCTATGACGTCGTGGCGCAGGCAATGGGCGGTATCATGGCCATTACCGGACCCGATCCCGTTTCCCCGACGAAGATCGGTCCTGGCGTGGGCGATATCATTCCCGGCACGATGTTCGCTTTTGGCATATTGGCGGCCATACACAATGCCCGGCAGACGGGTGAGGGGCAGTTCGTCGACATTGCGATGGTCGACGCGGTGCTGGCGGTGTGCGAGCGTACAGTCTACCAGCATTCGGTACTGGACATCGTGCCGCGGCCCGAGGGCAATCATCATCCGTTCCTTGTGCCGTTTGGCATCTATCCGGCCGCCGACGGTCACGTCACACTGGCGTCGCATCAACAGCCCTTTTTCGAAACGATGTGCCACAAGCTTGAGGCGCAGTCCCTGTTGGACAATCCCGATTATGCCACGCCAGAGCTTCGCGTGGAGCATCGCTGGGCGCTCGTCGATGATCTCAGTGTGTTCACGAAGCGCTTCACCAAGGCGGAACTGACCGAACGGCTTGGCGGCCTGCTGCCTTATGGGCCGGTCATGGATATCGCCGACATCGCGAACGACCCGCATTATGGCGTGCGTGAGATGATCGTGCCGGTTGAGCAACCGAATGGAGACCCACCCGTTCGCGTGGCGGGCGTGCCCATAAAAATGACGCGCACGCCGGGGGGCGTGCGACGGCGGGCGCCGCTGCTGGGTGAGAATACGGTCGAGGAATTGCGCCGGGTCGGGCTCACCGAGGAGGAGATCGGCGAGCTTATCGAGAAACGAGCGGCGATCGCCGCGGACAAATAG
- a CDS encoding CoA ester lyase: MTNRIKRARRVQLSIPGSSEKMLQKGAASAADHIFCDLEDAVAPAAKVEARSKVAWALNNLDWGRKTRCVRINDVTTEFCHGDIIEVVERAGTNIDTIMLTKPYSAADVIFLDRMLGQLEKKLKLDKRIGIEVLIEEVQALQNVEEISRCSDRLECLIFGMGDYSGSQGIAIESIGATGGYPGDLFHYARFRIAMAARAAGLDAVDGPFGDFKDEEGYRREAGYAKTLGMVGKWAIHPNQIAPGLDVFSPKADEVERARKMERAYREAEAQGFGAAQVDGVMIDVAVLRFVRNTLDLADLYGM, from the coding sequence GTGACGAACAGGATTAAGCGCGCTCGACGCGTCCAGCTGTCCATTCCCGGCAGCAGCGAGAAAATGTTGCAGAAGGGAGCCGCGTCCGCCGCCGATCATATTTTTTGCGACCTGGAAGATGCCGTCGCGCCGGCCGCCAAGGTGGAAGCGCGCAGCAAGGTCGCCTGGGCGCTGAACAACCTCGATTGGGGCCGCAAGACACGGTGCGTTCGGATCAACGACGTGACCACCGAGTTCTGCCACGGCGACATCATCGAAGTGGTGGAGAGGGCCGGCACCAATATCGACACGATCATGCTGACCAAGCCCTATAGCGCCGCCGACGTGATCTTCCTGGACCGGATGCTAGGTCAGCTCGAGAAGAAGCTGAAGCTCGACAAGCGGATCGGCATCGAAGTGCTGATCGAGGAGGTGCAGGCGCTTCAGAATGTCGAGGAGATTTCTCGCTGTTCCGATCGTTTGGAATGCCTGATCTTCGGCATGGGCGACTATTCGGGTTCGCAGGGTATCGCGATTGAGAGCATCGGTGCCACCGGGGGCTATCCGGGCGATCTTTTCCACTATGCCCGCTTCCGTATCGCCATGGCCGCGCGTGCGGCTGGGCTTGATGCTGTTGATGGGCCGTTTGGCGACTTCAAGGACGAAGAGGGCTATCGTCGCGAGGCCGGCTACGCCAAGACGCTGGGCATGGTCGGCAAATGGGCGATCCACCCCAATCAGATCGCGCCGGGTCTCGACGTCTTCTCGCCCAAGGCCGATGAGGTCGAGCGCGCGCGCAAGATGGAGAGGGCCTATCGCGAGGCAGAAGCGCAGGGTTTCGGCGCCGCTCAGGTTGACGGCGTCATGATCGACGTCGCGGTGCTGCGCTTTGTTCGCAACACGCTCGATCTGGCTGACCTTTACGGCATGTGA
- a CDS encoding acyl-CoA dehydrogenase family protein, translated as MDDMGLAATVGYLTPERIMIRDMARQFVDEEVTPLANRLDPEHGDIPRELIKRMGELGFFGILVPEELGGLGLGAFEYCLVAEELARGWMSVASVLARANGFYKSVPGTEVERREKIAAMIRGDYLGSGALSEPQTGSDLSNVATKARREGDEWVITGNKYWCTFADGADCIIVLCKVDDPDAAPGAKARTVMVAVEKPKGELPNNCSGAPIPKIGYFGWKTWELRFEGTRAPVQADENLNDGRGFQAAAAMLGIARAHTAARSIGQAQAALDHAIAYAKDRVQFGRPISDFQAIRFKIATMATEIEAARQLMYHTCAQIDAGKGSSLETSMAKYYASEMSERVTSEALQILGGAGYTTLHPVERYWRDARLTKIIEGTSEIQQRIISDILLGKPTRPD; from the coding sequence ATGGATGACATGGGTTTGGCAGCGACCGTCGGTTATCTGACGCCGGAACGGATCATGATACGGGACATGGCCCGCCAGTTCGTTGATGAGGAGGTGACTCCGCTGGCGAACAGGCTCGATCCCGAGCATGGCGATATTCCGCGTGAGCTTATCAAGCGCATGGGGGAGCTGGGCTTTTTCGGAATTCTGGTTCCGGAAGAGTTGGGCGGCCTGGGCCTGGGCGCCTTCGAATATTGCCTGGTCGCCGAGGAACTGGCGCGCGGATGGATGAGCGTGGCGAGCGTGCTGGCGCGTGCCAACGGCTTCTACAAGTCGGTGCCGGGAACCGAGGTGGAACGTCGTGAGAAGATCGCGGCGATGATCCGGGGAGACTATCTGGGGTCCGGCGCGCTATCCGAGCCGCAGACCGGATCGGACCTTTCGAATGTCGCCACCAAGGCGCGGCGTGAGGGCGACGAATGGGTCATTACCGGCAACAAATATTGGTGCACCTTCGCTGACGGGGCCGACTGCATCATCGTTCTCTGCAAGGTCGACGATCCCGACGCGGCGCCGGGCGCCAAGGCGCGTACCGTGATGGTGGCGGTTGAAAAGCCGAAGGGGGAGCTTCCCAATAATTGTTCGGGCGCACCCATTCCCAAGATCGGCTATTTCGGCTGGAAGACGTGGGAGTTGCGTTTCGAAGGTACCCGTGCGCCGGTCCAGGCGGACGAGAATCTGAACGATGGTCGCGGTTTCCAGGCGGCTGCGGCGATGCTGGGTATTGCGCGCGCGCATACGGCGGCACGGTCGATCGGACAGGCGCAGGCCGCGCTCGATCACGCCATTGCCTATGCCAAGGATCGCGTCCAGTTCGGCCGTCCGATCTCCGATTTTCAGGCTATCCGCTTCAAGATCGCGACCATGGCGACGGAGATCGAGGCGGCGCGTCAGCTAATGTATCATACCTGTGCCCAGATCGATGCAGGCAAGGGCTCCTCGCTGGAGACCTCAATGGCCAAATATTATGCGTCGGAAATGTCGGAGCGCGTGACCAGCGAGGCTTTGCAGATATTGGGCGGCGCGGGCTATACCACGCTGCATCCTGTCGAACGCTATTGGCGCGACGCGCGGCTTACCAAGATCATTGAGGGGACGTCGGAAATCCAGCAGCGGATCATCTCCGACATTCTGCTTGGAAAGCCGACGCGGCCGGATTGA
- a CDS encoding acyl-CoA dehydrogenase family protein → MNFDLSPEQLALQEKAREVGLQWRGQYEKWDAEDESPYKDIVVTLRDAGLLGLTIPKQYGGKGGTALDYAIVVEQLVRNSRSWILGEGPFSTTGPGPSMILLSNEERTRQKYLPPIVNGDIGCAIALTEPDHGSDLTDLETTAVVDGDHFIVNGHKRFITGSPHNELYAVFARFDDIPGARGVGCILVEAGTPGCELLRGVEWLGCRGMPHGEVILTDCRVPKENVVRGAGHFRELMTGFNMERLHNSIFSLSLAGIAYDEAVAYVEKRQCFGKDVIQYQSVYHDIVDMYLAIEAQRLLTWRAASTADQGVFPKVLDASLSKLFGSQMAPQVTLTGVKLHGGDGVTMDFPVQTAMRDAVSAMVAGGAPAVLKNAIAAQLFPHRRFPQ, encoded by the coding sequence ATGAATTTTGACCTTTCCCCAGAGCAGCTTGCGTTACAGGAAAAGGCCCGGGAAGTGGGTCTGCAATGGCGCGGCCAATATGAAAAATGGGACGCCGAGGATGAGTCCCCCTATAAGGACATCGTCGTCACGCTGCGCGACGCGGGGCTTCTGGGCCTGACCATTCCCAAGCAATATGGCGGCAAGGGCGGCACGGCGCTGGACTATGCCATAGTGGTTGAGCAGCTCGTGCGCAATTCGCGCAGCTGGATTCTGGGTGAAGGGCCGTTCTCGACGACCGGACCGGGGCCTTCCATGATCCTGTTGTCGAATGAAGAGCGTACGCGCCAGAAATACCTGCCGCCCATCGTAAACGGGGATATTGGTTGTGCGATCGCGCTGACGGAACCCGATCATGGATCGGACCTGACCGATCTGGAAACCACCGCTGTTGTCGATGGCGATCATTTTATCGTCAATGGCCACAAGCGCTTCATCACCGGATCGCCGCATAATGAACTCTATGCCGTGTTTGCCAGATTCGACGACATTCCGGGCGCGCGGGGCGTGGGTTGCATATTGGTCGAGGCCGGTACGCCGGGTTGCGAACTGCTGCGGGGCGTCGAATGGCTGGGCTGTCGCGGCATGCCGCATGGCGAGGTGATTTTGACCGACTGCCGCGTGCCCAAGGAAAATGTGGTGCGCGGCGCGGGGCACTTCCGCGAATTGATGACGGGCTTTAACATGGAGCGGCTGCACAATTCGATCTTCAGCCTGTCGCTGGCTGGCATCGCCTATGACGAGGCTGTCGCCTATGTCGAAAAGCGTCAATGTTTCGGCAAGGACGTCATTCAGTATCAATCGGTCTATCACGACATCGTCGACATGTATCTGGCGATTGAGGCGCAGCGGCTGCTGACATGGCGCGCGGCGAGCACGGCGGATCAGGGGGTGTTCCCCAAGGTTCTCGATGCAAGCCTGTCGAAGCTGTTCGGCTCGCAAATGGCGCCTCAGGTCACGCTGACTGGCGTGAAGCTGCATGGCGGCGACGGCGTGACGATGGACTTCCCGGTGCAGACAGCGATGCGCGATGCCGTTTCGGCCATGGTTGCTGGCGGTGCTCCTGCGGTACTCAAGAACGCGATCGCCGCTCAACTCTTCCCACATCGGCGTTTTCCGCAGTAA
- a CDS encoding VOC family protein: MTGWTIGHIGICVTDLERSVRFWCEGLGFEMLREFAFKGDSWRRILEIDGSLDLQTRIIRRDHMTLELLHFISPGHEGPPERVPMNRLGFTHLAIWVKDIDAVAARVVEYGGAVVEDTRVLFDHPLLRGRWLICTDPDGLRLELVEYPDGEDVLER; encoded by the coding sequence ATGACGGGCTGGACGATCGGACACATCGGCATATGCGTGACGGACCTTGAACGGTCCGTCCGTTTTTGGTGTGAAGGTCTGGGTTTCGAAATGCTGCGGGAATTCGCCTTCAAGGGCGATAGCTGGCGCCGTATCCTGGAAATCGACGGTTCGCTCGATCTGCAAACCCGGATCATCCGCCGTGATCATATGACATTGGAACTGCTCCACTTCATATCTCCCGGCCATGAGGGGCCGCCGGAGCGGGTGCCGATGAACCGGCTGGGTTTCACGCATCTTGCGATATGGGTGAAGGATATCGACGCCGTGGCCGCGCGCGTGGTCGAATATGGCGGTGCTGTGGTGGAGGATACGCGTGTCCTTTTCGATCATCCGTTGCTGCGCGGGCGATGGCTGATATGCACCGATCCTGACGGTCTCCGGCTGGAACTGGTCGAATATCCCGATGGTGAGGACGTGCTCGAACGTTGA
- a CDS encoding MFS transporter — translation MMTKHYRPSTYQAKAIDPEDGSLYRWYVLAVLVLINAMGAADKAIISVVAEPLKQEFSLSDKDIGLLGGVAYTLPYALAILPMGWLVDRLNRRALLCFSVTIWSGLTAAGSIAANFTLLAIARMGVGTAEATQGPAAMSLMADTFPPDRRSTAIGIYIAGAAAGAILIFVAGAWLLAHYGWRTVFLVSGGPGVALAALLLFTTKEPRRGRFDTPSAAPDNAGFKATFKSIIGNKAIVYTMAGATIANGVIFSITIWTTSFLVRVYDKPVSEGAFWTGMGYGLGMVIGATAVGPIADRFAKGQVKRLALIPILASIVAVIAGMVMTSGHSLGVSLIGLCLIAVMGGMFVPPGYAIIIALSPARERGISLAASRFVTNLLGNSTIPLMTGAISDALDIRWAILFTSTLLIFTAFFYWRVSVIAQRE, via the coding sequence ATGATGACAAAGCACTACCGGCCTTCGACTTATCAGGCGAAGGCCATCGATCCCGAAGACGGCAGCCTTTACCGATGGTATGTGCTGGCCGTGCTGGTGCTGATCAACGCCATGGGCGCGGCCGACAAGGCGATCATCTCCGTTGTCGCCGAGCCTTTGAAGCAGGAATTTTCGCTCAGCGACAAGGATATCGGCCTGTTGGGCGGGGTGGCCTATACACTCCCCTATGCGCTTGCCATCCTGCCGATGGGGTGGCTTGTCGACCGCCTCAATCGCCGTGCACTGTTGTGTTTTTCGGTAACGATCTGGAGCGGCTTGACCGCAGCGGGTTCGATCGCCGCCAATTTCACGCTTCTTGCGATCGCGCGCATGGGTGTCGGGACGGCGGAAGCTACCCAGGGGCCAGCAGCCATGTCACTCATGGCCGACACATTTCCGCCTGATAGACGGAGCACCGCCATCGGCATCTATATTGCCGGAGCAGCAGCCGGGGCGATCCTGATCTTCGTCGCTGGCGCTTGGCTATTGGCGCACTATGGCTGGCGCACGGTCTTCCTTGTCTCCGGCGGTCCGGGCGTGGCGCTTGCGGCACTCCTGCTGTTCACGACGAAGGAGCCGCGACGCGGACGCTTCGACACCCCCTCCGCCGCGCCGGACAATGCCGGGTTCAAGGCGACGTTCAAGTCGATCATCGGCAACAAGGCCATAGTCTACACCATGGCCGGAGCGACCATTGCCAACGGCGTCATATTTTCCATCACGATCTGGACGACGTCTTTCCTGGTCCGCGTCTATGACAAACCCGTCAGCGAAGGAGCGTTCTGGACGGGCATGGGATATGGCCTGGGTATGGTGATCGGCGCCACGGCTGTCGGACCGATTGCCGATCGCTTTGCGAAGGGCCAGGTGAAAAGGCTCGCCTTGATCCCGATCCTCGCATCAATCGTCGCCGTCATTGCGGGAATGGTCATGACGTCGGGTCATTCACTGGGCGTTTCGCTGATCGGGCTATGCCTGATTGCGGTGATGGGCGGGATGTTCGTTCCACCGGGCTATGCGATCATCATCGCGCTGAGTCCGGCACGGGAACGCGGCATCTCCCTTGCGGCATCCCGATTTGTCACGAACCTTCTGGGCAACAGCACCATCCCGTTGATGACGGGCGCCATATCTGATGCGCTGGATATTCGCTGGGCGATCCTGTTCACCTCGACATTGCTGATATTCACAGCGTTTTTCTATTGGAGAGTGTCGGTCATCGCCCAGCGGGAATGA
- a CDS encoding carboxyl transferase domain-containing protein has product MTAPVLSSSLNPDDPLVQQRATHNRALAQQLRAQVAKAALGGDERSRDRHVSRGKLLPRDRVEQLLDPGSPLLEIGQLAANGLYGDEVPGAGIIAGIGRVSGRQCMIFANDATVKGGTYYPLTVKKHLRAQEIAAENGLPCIYLVDSGGANLPNQAEVFPDRDHFGRFFFNQASMSARGIPQIACVMGSCTAGGAYVPAMSDETVIVREQGTIFLAGPPLVQAATGEIISAEELGGGEMHSRTSGVTDHLADNDEHALSIVRDIVSHLGPAGDAGIQRREARPPKFDPEDLYAIVPEDVRASYDVHEVIARIVDGSEFHEFKALYGNTLVCGFAHICGMPVAILANNGVLFSQSAQKGAHFIELACQRRIPLLFLQNISGFMVGGKYEAEGIAKHGAKLVTAVATATVPKITVLIGGSFGAGNYGMCGRAYQPRFLFTWPNSRISVMGGEQAASVLATVHRDGAKWTPEEAEAFKAPIRQKYEDEGNPYYATARLWDDGVIDPVQTRDVLGLALEACLETPIPERPAFGVFRM; this is encoded by the coding sequence ATGACGGCGCCCGTTCTTTCCTCCAGCCTCAATCCGGACGATCCGCTGGTTCAGCAGCGAGCGACCCATAACAGGGCATTGGCTCAGCAATTGCGTGCCCAAGTTGCGAAAGCAGCCCTTGGCGGGGATGAGCGCAGCCGCGACCGTCATGTCTCGCGGGGCAAGCTGTTGCCGCGCGACCGCGTGGAGCAGCTGCTTGACCCCGGCTCGCCATTGCTCGAAATCGGACAGCTTGCCGCGAACGGCCTCTATGGGGATGAAGTGCCCGGCGCGGGTATTATCGCCGGCATCGGGCGCGTGTCCGGGCGACAGTGCATGATCTTTGCCAATGATGCGACGGTAAAGGGCGGCACCTATTACCCGTTGACGGTGAAGAAGCATTTGCGCGCGCAGGAGATCGCGGCCGAAAATGGCCTTCCCTGCATCTATCTGGTGGATTCGGGCGGCGCGAATTTGCCCAATCAGGCGGAGGTATTTCCGGACCGCGACCATTTTGGCCGGTTTTTCTTCAATCAGGCGAGCATGTCCGCGCGCGGCATTCCGCAGATCGCCTGCGTGATGGGCAGTTGTACGGCCGGCGGCGCCTATGTCCCCGCCATGTCGGACGAGACGGTGATCGTCAGGGAACAGGGTACGATCTTCCTTGCCGGCCCTCCGCTGGTGCAGGCTGCCACGGGCGAGATCATCTCTGCGGAGGAACTGGGCGGTGGCGAAATGCACAGCCGCACGTCCGGCGTGACCGATCATCTTGCCGATAATGATGAACATGCGCTGTCAATCGTGCGGGATATCGTTTCGCATCTGGGTCCTGCAGGCGATGCCGGCATTCAACGGCGCGAGGCGCGCCCGCCGAAATTCGATCCGGAAGACCTTTATGCGATCGTCCCCGAAGATGTCCGCGCGTCCTATGATGTGCATGAGGTGATTGCCCGGATTGTCGACGGGTCGGAATTTCATGAGTTCAAAGCCCTGTATGGCAACACGCTGGTTTGTGGCTTTGCCCATATTTGCGGGATGCCGGTAGCGATCCTTGCCAATAATGGCGTGCTGTTCAGCCAGAGTGCCCAGAAGGGCGCGCATTTCATCGAACTGGCCTGTCAGCGCCGTATTCCGCTGCTGTTCCTCCAGAATATTTCCGGCTTCATGGTGGGCGGTAAATATGAGGCGGAAGGCATCGCCAAACATGGCGCGAAGCTGGTAACCGCCGTCGCTACTGCAACCGTGCCCAAGATCACGGTGCTGATCGGCGGCAGTTTCGGTGCGGGCAATTATGGGATGTGCGGTCGCGCCTATCAGCCCCGCTTCCTGTTCACCTGGCCCAACAGCCGCATTTCCGTGATGGGGGGCGAACAGGCGGCGAGCGTGCTCGCCACGGTCCACCGGGACGGCGCGAAATGGACGCCGGAGGAGGCCGAAGCTTTCAAGGCGCCGATCCGGCAGAAATATGAGGATGAAGGCAATCCCTATTACGCCACCGCTCGGCTGTGGGACGATGGCGTGATTGATCCCGTGCAGACCCGCGACGTGCTGGGGCTGGCGCTGGAAGCCTGCCTCGAAACGCCCATCCCCGAACGCCCGGCGTTCGGCGTGTTCAGGATGTAG